CCTGGGGGATCCTGAGCTCGAGCGACTCATCGTGTAGTGGGGGAGTGTGAGGTGAGGGGGTGCTGGGGGTAGAAGTCATACTCATATTTAACGTCAGGGATGCGCTTGAAAGGTAGTTCTCAGACACCCTCGGATGGTCACTTTTTTGATCTGCCCGAGTCTTTCTAGGCGACCGCAAAACACCCCAAACAGCGCAAATACCTAATAATTTCTAAGCTAACGCAAAGGTTTTTGTGTAGTAGCTCCAGGCTTGCGGCCTCAATCTTCATGGTGATACAAAAGCCATTTTTTGGCTCGATTTCGCGACGTCGGCATTTGACGAATCGTTCTTACGTGGATGTAATTATGTGTGTGCGCCGAGCTCGGTAGTACACCTGAGGGTACGAGTGAGCTAGGCGCGCCAAACCACCCCCAACGGTTATGCAATTGTTAGGAAGCTGACCTGAGGTGGGAGGCGTCGAAAACGGCGCAAGATTTTGATGTGGCGAACGGATGAAGGGACGCATGACACATGGCACAGCGTGACCGCTACGAGCTCGCGGAGGCCCGCGAGGAGCGAGCAGTTGTTACGCGCGATGTGCCCGGCGATTGGTTCCTCGATCCAGCGGACCCTGAAGCCGGCACGCGCTACAACAGCAATCTTGACTTAGAAGATGCTGCGACCGCTTTCCTGGCGGCGCATTCCTCTTCCGATGCCCCGGAAGCGCTGGCGACTGTAACGCCGCTGCACACCGAGGGTTTCGATGCCACTCAACTCGACACTGCACGGCCAGGTGCTACGCAGTTCAATGCTGACCAGTTTGGTAATGCCGAAACGAACGCTGGAAATGCGACGAGCCTACTCGAAGCGGCACCGAGTGCAGGATCAGCTCCTGCCGAGGTGGAGAAGCCGTCGTCCCAGCAGTTCGTTTCACTCTCCGAATTCATGGGAATGGCAGACGACGGTGAGCTCGGCTGGCAGACCCAGGCACTGTGTGCCCAGACTGATCCGGAAGCGTTCTTCCCTGAAAAGGGCGGCTCAACCCGTGACGCTAAGAAGGTTTGCGGTTCGTGCGCGGTCCGTGCACAGTGTCTTGAATATGCACTGAAGAATGACGAACGCTTTGGTATCTGGGGCGGGATGTCTGAGCGTGAGCGTCGTCGACTTCGAAAGCAGGGTGCCTGATCAGTAGCGCAGCTCATGTAACGGCAGTTGTTGTCACCCATGATGCCGCATCGTTTTTACCGGCCACGGTCGAAGGTCTTATGACCCAGACCCGGCCGGTCGATGCGTTATATGGCGTTGATACGGGTTCACGGGATGGCTCCGCGCAGCTACTTCGCGAGCTTCTACCTGAGTCGGCCGTGGTCTTAGAAGAGCCTGGAACCCACTTTGGTGCGGCTGTTCAGCGAGCTGTAGATCACATGCCTTCGCAGGGCGAAAGCGCAGCCCGTGAATGGCTGTGGTTTATCCACGATGACTCCGAGCCTGCCGCTGATGCGCTTGAGTTGATGCTTGCGGAGATCAGCAAGTCTGAATCCACCGCGGTCGCTGGCGCTAAACAGGTGGATGCCAGCGACCGAGTGCATCTGCTGGACGCCGGTCTGAGCCTGACCCGCCACGGTGAACGGTTCGCTGGTGTTGGTCTTGAAGAAAAAGACCAAGGCCAGTACGACATGTATACGGACCGTTTAGGCGTCAACTCTGCTGGGATGTTGTTTCGCCGCGATGTGTTTGAGGAGCTCGGCGGGTTTGATCCGGCTCTTCCTGGTGTTGGCGATGACGTCGATTTGGGGCGGCGTGCATGGCTTGCAGGCCACCGTGTGGTGCTTGTTCCGGGTGCGTATATGTTTCACCGGCCCGATGTGGTCAAGGACATCGCGGGTGAGGACGCCCAATACGCTGCCGCGAAATACA
The Pseudoglutamicibacter albus DNA segment above includes these coding regions:
- a CDS encoding WhiB family transcriptional regulator, with the translated sequence MAQRDRYELAEAREERAVVTRDVPGDWFLDPADPEAGTRYNSNLDLEDAATAFLAAHSSSDAPEALATVTPLHTEGFDATQLDTARPGATQFNADQFGNAETNAGNATSLLEAAPSAGSAPAEVEKPSSQQFVSLSEFMGMADDGELGWQTQALCAQTDPEAFFPEKGGSTRDAKKVCGSCAVRAQCLEYALKNDERFGIWGGMSERERRRLRKQGA